In the genome of Olsenella profusa DSM 13989, one region contains:
- a CDS encoding EamA family transporter: MWLLAAAGSALFAGVTAVLAKLGIRRTDPDVATAIRTVVVLAFAWLMAALTGQAGALGSIGATSWAFLALSGVATGASWICYFKALSMGDVNKVVPIDKTSSVLTILLAMALFGETDALPLKLACSAAILLGTLMMVERRQAADAETAAAHGSAYLVYAVGSAVFAALTSILAKVGIVGVPSNLATAVRTCFVLVMAWLVVALRHKLPQARPSALDRRELAFLALSGVTTGASWLCYYLAIQQGIVSVVVPIDRLSTLVSMGFAATVLRERYTRRALAGLALVTVATLAMAIWA; this comes from the coding sequence ATGTGGCTGTTGGCTGCCGCTGGCTCGGCGCTCTTCGCGGGCGTGACGGCGGTTCTCGCCAAGCTCGGCATCAGGAGGACCGACCCGGACGTGGCGACGGCGATCCGTACCGTCGTAGTGCTCGCCTTCGCCTGGCTCATGGCGGCACTGACGGGGCAGGCGGGGGCACTCGGCTCCATCGGCGCCACGTCGTGGGCCTTCCTCGCGCTCTCGGGCGTAGCCACCGGTGCGAGCTGGATCTGCTACTTCAAGGCGCTCTCGATGGGTGACGTCAACAAGGTCGTCCCCATCGACAAGACGAGCTCCGTCCTCACGATCCTCCTGGCCATGGCGCTCTTTGGCGAGACGGATGCGCTGCCGCTCAAGCTCGCTTGCTCCGCGGCCATACTGCTGGGCACCCTCATGATGGTCGAACGCAGGCAGGCGGCGGATGCCGAGACGGCCGCGGCACACGGCAGCGCCTATCTCGTCTATGCGGTCGGCTCGGCCGTCTTCGCGGCACTCACCTCGATCCTCGCCAAGGTCGGCATCGTGGGCGTGCCCTCCAACCTCGCTACGGCCGTGCGCACCTGCTTCGTGCTCGTGATGGCCTGGCTCGTCGTGGCCCTGCGCCACAAGCTGCCGCAGGCGCGGCCCTCCGCGCTCGACCGGCGCGAACTCGCCTTCCTCGCCCTTTCGGGCGTGACCACGGGCGCCAGCTGGCTCTGCTACTACCTCGCCATCCAGCAGGGCATCGTGAGCGTCGTCGTGCCCATCGACAGGCTCTCGACGCTCGTATCCATGGGCTTCGCGGCCACCGTGCTCCGCGAGCGCTACACCAGGCGGGCGCTCGCGGGCCTCGCGCTGGTCACGGTGGCGACGCTCGCGATGGCCATCTGGGCGTAG
- a CDS encoding ABC transporter permease subunit, with translation MDVLDCLGFLAFPMIAICVVLAPVFSSEYQDGTDAVILATRHGRGRLVAAKVAASLLFSTAYFALCAAILCGIALGAFGAEGGDLPVQLVSVTAPYALTMGQAVAVGVALAYLMAMGFAALTLALSSRTRSTLSVFMVDVVLVLMTALIPTGDVDLLERLSYLFPTNALAPSPLFTQGVSYALGPVVLDLEAVVTALYGLALVVCVPLSAVSFRRHQVA, from the coding sequence GTGGACGTCCTCGACTGCCTCGGCTTCTTGGCGTTCCCCATGATAGCCATCTGCGTCGTGCTCGCCCCCGTGTTCTCCTCCGAGTACCAGGATGGCACCGACGCCGTCATCCTGGCCACGCGGCACGGCCGAGGCCGGCTCGTCGCGGCGAAGGTCGCGGCATCGCTCCTCTTCTCGACGGCGTACTTCGCCCTCTGCGCGGCCATCCTCTGCGGCATCGCGCTCGGGGCGTTCGGCGCGGAGGGAGGAGACCTCCCCGTGCAGCTGGTATCGGTCACTGCACCATATGCCCTCACGATGGGTCAGGCGGTGGCGGTCGGCGTCGCGCTCGCCTACCTCATGGCGATGGGTTTCGCGGCGCTCACGCTGGCCCTCTCGTCACGGACCAGGTCGACGCTCTCCGTGTTCATGGTGGATGTCGTCCTCGTGCTGATGACCGCGCTGATCCCGACCGGGGACGTGGACCTGCTGGAACGCCTGTCCTACCTGTTCCCCACGAATGCGCTGGCCCCCAGCCCGCTGTTCACCCAAGGTGTCTCGTATGCCCTGGGACCGGTGGTGCTCGACCTGGAGGCCGTCGTGACGGCGCTCTACGGCTTGGCGCTGGTCGTCTGCGTGCCCCTGTCCGCAGTGTCATTCAGAAGGCACCAGGTGGCATAG
- a CDS encoding ABC transporter ATP-binding protein — protein MELTIDRLTKSFGDKVAVDGVCARLMPGVYGLLGVNGAGKTTLMRMVCDILRPTSGRLLLDGKDVRELGTTYRSMLGYLPQDFGYYPEFTAMDFMRYLAALKGVDKRAARDRSASLLDLVGLGTVRDARIRTFSGGMRQRLGIAQAVLNDPSILVLDEPTAGLDPKERVRFRNLIAGFAQGKIVLLSTHIVSDVEHIADDVLVMRDGSFVLQGATREVVSHVDGKVWECATSAAEADALTERLCVCNVRYDDSGRAIVRIVSDSCPLPGARTVPGTLEDLYMHVFSDVNTDGPTAARKGDEDA, from the coding sequence ATGGAGCTGACGATTGACAGGCTCACCAAGTCCTTCGGGGACAAGGTGGCAGTGGACGGCGTGTGCGCGCGCCTGATGCCGGGGGTGTATGGGCTGCTCGGGGTGAACGGGGCGGGCAAGACGACGCTCATGCGGATGGTGTGCGACATCCTGCGCCCCACCTCGGGAAGGCTGCTGCTCGACGGGAAGGACGTCCGGGAGCTCGGGACAACGTACCGCTCGATGCTGGGATACCTGCCCCAGGACTTCGGGTACTACCCCGAGTTCACCGCGATGGACTTCATGCGCTACCTCGCGGCGCTCAAGGGCGTCGACAAGAGGGCGGCACGGGACAGGAGCGCGTCCCTCCTCGACCTGGTCGGGCTCGGTACGGTGCGCGACGCGAGGATCCGCACGTTCTCTGGGGGAATGAGGCAGCGGCTCGGTATCGCGCAGGCGGTCCTCAACGACCCGTCCATCCTCGTCCTCGACGAACCGACGGCGGGCCTCGACCCCAAGGAGCGCGTCCGGTTCCGAAACCTGATAGCTGGCTTCGCCCAAGGGAAGATCGTCCTGCTCTCGACCCATATCGTCTCCGACGTGGAGCACATAGCCGACGATGTGCTCGTCATGAGGGACGGCTCCTTCGTCCTGCAGGGCGCCACGCGGGAGGTGGTCTCGCACGTCGACGGCAAGGTCTGGGAATGTGCGACCTCCGCCGCCGAGGCGGATGCCCTCACGGAGCGGCTCTGCGTCTGCAACGTGAGGTACGACGACAGCGGGCGAGCCATCGTGCGCATCGTGAGCGACTCCTGCCCCCTCCCGGGCGCACGGACGGTCCCCGGGACGCTCGAGGACCTCTACATGCATGTCTTCAGCGATGTGAACACAGACGGCCCCACCGCCGCCAGGAAGGGGGACGAGGATGCCTAG
- a CDS encoding RNA polymerase sigma factor: protein MRILAKDHTLDEAGIRRIVDECYDGVLAYCRRHTDSPQDAQDVAQETFLRLVRSRSRYADEGKPIAFLLTVARNLCADRARSGRFQPGELDGAIIEDGGAEGRFAAADVHLDVRTALGKLPEDLREAVELRYGQDLMVKDVARVLGISRFAARRRINAALAQLGEALGPGYGDDAAATVPTNEETMRT, encoded by the coding sequence GTGCGAATCTTGGCCAAGGACCATACCCTCGACGAGGCGGGCATCCGCCGCATCGTCGACGAGTGCTACGACGGCGTGCTCGCATACTGCCGCCGCCACACGGACTCGCCGCAGGATGCGCAGGACGTTGCCCAGGAGACGTTCCTCCGGCTCGTGCGCAGCCGCTCGAGGTACGCGGACGAGGGAAAGCCGATAGCCTTCCTCCTGACCGTCGCGCGGAACCTCTGCGCCGACCGAGCGAGGTCCGGGAGGTTCCAGCCCGGCGAGCTGGATGGCGCCATCATCGAGGATGGGGGCGCCGAGGGGCGTTTCGCCGCGGCGGATGTGCACCTCGATGTGCGCACCGCACTCGGGAAGCTGCCCGAGGACCTCCGCGAAGCCGTCGAGCTGCGCTACGGGCAGGACCTGATGGTGAAGGACGTCGCACGGGTCCTCGGGATCTCGCGATTCGCCGCGCGCAGGAGGATCAACGCGGCGCTCGCCCAACTCGGGGAGGCCCTGGGACCTGGCTACGGGGACGACGCGGCAGCCACCGTTCCCACGAACGAGGAGACGATGCGGACATGA
- a CDS encoding YjdF family protein, which translates to MAQVGASMTLTVFHDGQFWVGMFERVEGGRLSACRVVFGAEPSNEEVLRLVTDGWGRLAFTDGIEAEAPRKPGSPKRRQREASRALKGRGPSTKAQQALSEQMETSKAARRASARERREAERQERFEKRAEKRKRRHRGH; encoded by the coding sequence ATGGCACAGGTCGGTGCGTCCATGACCCTGACCGTCTTCCACGATGGCCAGTTCTGGGTGGGAATGTTCGAGCGCGTGGAGGGCGGGAGGCTATCCGCATGCCGCGTGGTGTTCGGGGCGGAGCCGTCCAACGAGGAGGTGCTCCGGCTCGTCACGGACGGCTGGGGCCGCCTCGCCTTCACCGACGGCATCGAAGCCGAGGCGCCCAGGAAGCCTGGCAGTCCCAAGCGCCGCCAGCGCGAGGCATCCCGTGCCCTTAAGGGCAGGGGGCCATCCACGAAGGCCCAGCAGGCGCTCTCGGAGCAGATGGAGACCTCGAAGGCCGCGCGCAGGGCGTCCGCCAGGGAAAGGCGCGAGGCCGAGAGGCAGGAGCGCTTCGAGAAGCGCGCCGAGAAGCGCAAGCGAAGGCATCGCGGACACTGA
- a CDS encoding MptD family putative ECF transporter S component, translating into MGKRILHIGVAVVAYIMVFVIGATSSLLHPACYAYFGTIAPILFAFPYLVVASEIRTFGAATILNGLTLVCALVMDEGNAAFIIILIVLTILSEIIRGVRGYGSLRGVRLSFIPLALSYYGYAAHWWTATAATLQDATEEMSADYAVLVEQVIRNVPMLCVMVLLAIPVAILGMRLAERVMGRRAATFE; encoded by the coding sequence ATGGGAAAGCGGATACTACACATCGGAGTGGCAGTCGTTGCCTACATCATGGTCTTTGTGATCGGAGCCACGAGCAGCTTGCTTCATCCCGCATGCTATGCGTACTTTGGCACTATAGCGCCGATTCTGTTCGCTTTTCCCTACCTTGTCGTGGCATCGGAGATCCGCACGTTTGGTGCGGCCACGATCCTGAATGGTCTCACGCTTGTCTGCGCCCTTGTCATGGACGAGGGCAACGCGGCATTCATCATCATCCTGATTGTGCTGACCATCCTGTCAGAGATCATACGAGGTGTCAGGGGCTACGGCTCGCTTCGGGGCGTCAGGCTGAGCTTCATCCCGCTGGCGCTGTCCTACTACGGCTATGCGGCGCATTGGTGGACGGCGACGGCGGCCACGCTGCAGGACGCGACCGAGGAGATGTCCGCTGACTACGCGGTCTTGGTGGAACAGGTCATCCGGAACGTTCCGATGCTGTGCGTCATGGTGCTCCTGGCCATTCCGGTAGCCATCCTGGGAATGCGCCTCGCCGAGAGGGTCATGGGAAGGCGTGCCGCCACCTTTGAGTGA
- a CDS encoding TetR/AcrR family transcriptional regulator produces MARDFDKTHKRIVESALDQFGRMGFRGTSIRGICREAGVTNGAFHAHFRSKEELFDQLVKPCVSGFDELYGSMAERYMDIASRGGIMRSLQQSLDSVGELIHFVFEHAAAFRLILQDSGGTRYEHFADDVAQAETKGMMAFMERCKPFLGRQRVLGI; encoded by the coding sequence ATGGCCCGCGACTTTGACAAGACACACAAGCGCATCGTGGAGTCCGCGCTCGACCAGTTTGGGAGGATGGGCTTCCGAGGCACCTCCATCCGCGGGATCTGCAGGGAGGCCGGCGTGACCAACGGAGCGTTCCACGCGCACTTCAGGAGCAAGGAGGAGCTGTTCGACCAACTTGTCAAGCCATGCGTGAGCGGCTTTGACGAGCTCTATGGCAGCATGGCCGAGCGGTACATGGACATCGCGTCCCGCGGGGGCATCATGCGTTCCCTACAGCAATCGCTCGACTCGGTCGGGGAGCTCATCCACTTCGTCTTCGAGCATGCCGCGGCATTCCGCCTGATCCTGCAGGATAGCGGCGGAACCCGGTACGAGCACTTCGCCGACGATGTGGCACAGGCTGAGACGAAGGGCATGATGGCCTTCATGGAACGGTGCAAGCCGTTCCTAGGAAGGCAAAGGGTGCTGGGAATCTGA
- a CDS encoding alpha/beta hydrolase yields the protein MSASARTTHVTLPKGATLPVGITIERPQPGCDRHAALFYLHGGGLLYGGRDDLPRRYVDIILGRGLTLVTADYPLAPQAQIGAILNAVEEVFRSSSDLLPAGRTFLCGRSAGAYLALMLAHQLGQSGEAPAGVIDFYGYCNLAKMRAALFQPSLHYRRTYALVAPRTARRLAGTEPLSSAPLERRLGLYVYARQTGNWGSLLAVTPSNLDAFSLDAEAQQDLPPLFIAASRDDEDVPFQNATALAAQAPTAETFFVDEGGHDFDRDPARPEGMAAWNSCLDWAGRKIL from the coding sequence ATGAGTGCAAGCGCGAGGACGACCCACGTCACCCTTCCGAAAGGCGCCACACTCCCCGTCGGCATCACGATCGAGCGGCCGCAGCCGGGCTGCGACCGACATGCTGCCCTCTTCTACCTCCACGGAGGGGGACTTCTCTATGGCGGCCGAGACGACCTGCCCCGCCGCTATGTCGATATCATCCTGGGGCGGGGCCTCACCCTGGTGACGGCAGACTATCCCCTGGCTCCCCAGGCTCAGATCGGCGCGATACTCAATGCCGTCGAGGAGGTCTTTCGCAGCTCAAGCGACCTCCTCCCGGCAGGGCGAACCTTTCTCTGCGGCCGCTCTGCCGGCGCCTACCTTGCCCTCATGCTCGCTCACCAGTTGGGCCAGTCGGGCGAGGCCCCCGCAGGCGTGATCGACTTCTACGGCTACTGCAACCTGGCAAAGATGCGCGCCGCCCTCTTCCAGCCCTCCCTCCACTACCGCCGCACCTATGCCCTCGTAGCACCACGAACCGCCCGAAGGCTCGCGGGCACGGAACCGCTCAGCTCCGCTCCGCTCGAACGTCGCCTTGGCCTCTACGTCTACGCGCGTCAGACCGGCAACTGGGGATCGCTCCTTGCGGTCACCCCATCCAACCTCGATGCCTTCTCCCTCGATGCCGAGGCCCAGCAGGATCTCCCTCCCCTCTTCATCGCCGCAAGCAGGGACGACGAGGATGTGCCCTTCCAGAATGCCACGGCGCTGGCGGCGCAGGCCCCCACGGCCGAGACCTTCTTCGTCGACGAGGGAGGGCACGACTTCGATCGCGACCCGGCGCGTCCCGAAGGAATGGCGGCCTGGAACTCCTGCCTCGACTGGGCAGGGCGGAAGATCCTGTAG
- a CDS encoding PucR family transcriptional regulator codes for MTRPRIQIKEETLTARSVLDLASFEGAEVIAGEGGLGRTISNAMVMEAADIERWGRRGIFLVTSFFALEPLSLEERTRFLQRLVAVEPAGIAFKPGRLYAEAPGDVVACCDRADIPLIQLATETKYESILADVMGSALDTNLMLLNRFFSIHQRTMKLALEQPSIHVILDQAKKSIGMDCSYYGRSSGTCISTSPRAVSLENLSLKELHRGHYQTFHYYHASFDTATEQGREALAVMIPTTEGMPAYFLIHTGGRTLSQLDVMTIESFTSLLQMELLKESAIEERLFRRNNTLVHDLLLGRCTTKAATDESLKELSIESKPYYQVLLVRFQILDAKEGARMTELPHALRQRLKHQHYSVVYYESNNRIIFLRNLTSEAQGLKMSTVRGILKDMCANPDLPDFTYLATLSGIVGRYDIQRANDQVMGVYRLFDPDRGHNHLLCYEDLGIYRILLNIEDHDKLVQFMDPHLRRLRSENPLVFGTLMALTDNNLNFQQTADQLYVHHKTVSYRVNRARESYGIDIHDSDTLAQLVIARRLLTLMGEDIPQ; via the coding sequence ATGACAAGGCCCCGCATACAGATCAAGGAAGAGACGCTCACCGCTCGCTCTGTGCTCGACCTGGCGAGCTTCGAAGGTGCTGAGGTCATTGCCGGTGAAGGGGGGCTTGGCCGCACCATCAGCAATGCGATGGTAATGGAGGCGGCCGACATCGAGCGCTGGGGCCGCAGGGGCATCTTTCTCGTGACCAGCTTCTTCGCCCTGGAGCCACTCTCCCTCGAGGAGCGCACGCGCTTTCTCCAGAGGCTTGTGGCCGTGGAGCCCGCAGGCATCGCCTTCAAGCCAGGACGCCTCTACGCCGAGGCACCTGGGGACGTGGTGGCCTGCTGCGACCGGGCAGACATCCCCCTCATCCAGCTTGCCACGGAGACGAAATACGAGAGCATCCTTGCCGATGTGATGGGCTCTGCCCTCGACACCAACCTGATGCTCCTGAACCGCTTCTTCAGCATCCACCAGCGGACCATGAAGCTGGCGCTTGAGCAGCCGAGCATCCATGTGATCCTGGACCAGGCCAAGAAGTCGATCGGCATGGACTGCTCCTACTACGGACGTTCCTCAGGCACCTGCATCTCGACCTCGCCCCGGGCGGTCAGCCTCGAGAACCTGAGCCTCAAGGAACTCCACCGCGGCCACTACCAGACCTTTCATTACTACCATGCCTCCTTTGACACGGCAACGGAACAGGGACGGGAGGCTCTGGCCGTCATGATTCCGACGACCGAGGGCATGCCTGCCTATTTCCTGATCCATACGGGTGGCAGGACCCTCTCGCAGCTCGACGTGATGACCATCGAGAGCTTCACGAGCCTCCTGCAGATGGAGCTCCTCAAGGAGTCCGCCATCGAGGAGCGGCTCTTCCGCCGCAACAACACGCTCGTGCATGACCTGCTCCTGGGTCGCTGCACGACGAAGGCCGCCACCGACGAGTCCCTGAAGGAACTCTCGATCGAGAGCAAGCCCTACTACCAGGTGCTGCTTGTGCGCTTCCAGATTCTCGATGCGAAGGAGGGCGCCCGGATGACGGAGCTCCCCCATGCCCTCCGGCAGCGCCTCAAGCATCAGCACTACAGCGTCGTCTACTACGAGAGCAACAACCGCATCATCTTCCTGCGCAATCTCACCTCCGAGGCGCAGGGACTCAAGATGTCGACCGTCAGGGGCATCCTCAAGGACATGTGCGCGAACCCCGACCTGCCCGACTTCACCTACCTGGCAACGCTTTCCGGCATCGTCGGCCGCTACGACATCCAGCGTGCCAACGACCAGGTCATGGGCGTCTATCGCCTCTTCGATCCCGACCGCGGGCACAACCATCTCCTGTGCTACGAGGATCTGGGCATCTACCGCATCTTACTGAACATCGAGGACCATGACAAGCTCGTGCAGTTCATGGACCCCCATCTGCGGAGGCTCCGCAGCGAGAACCCACTCGTCTTCGGCACCCTCATGGCCCTGACGGACAACAACCTCAACTTCCAGCAGACGGCAGACCAGCTCTATGTGCACCACAAGACCGTGAGCTATCGTGTGAACCGCGCCCGCGAATCCTATGGGATCGACATCCATGACTCGGATACCCTGGCACAGCTCGTGATTGCCCGACGACTCCTGACCCTTATGGGAGAGGACATCCCGCAATGA
- a CDS encoding 2-hydroxyacid dehydrogenase has protein sequence MRVALLEPLGVSEETVSKLSAPIRGRGHEFVYFDQRTTDVGELAKRSAGADVVMIANNPYPASVVGGADALKMIAVAFTGIDHVGLDACRQRGVVVCNCAGYSDVSVAELTLGLTIDVLRLVAEGDAAVRSGKTSSGLTGREIAGKVVGIVGTGHIGTQAGRLFAAFGAHVLGYARHENPEATRAGIEYVSDLDELLAASDIVSLHLPSNASTHRMFTTGKFALMPEGSVFINCARGAIVDNDALAAALNRGHLAGAGVDVFDMEPPLPEDYALLHAKHAVLTPHVAFLTEEAMERRARIEFDNVIAWLDGKPENVCEL, from the coding sequence ATGCGTGTCGCACTGCTGGAGCCGCTTGGCGTATCTGAGGAGACGGTCTCAAAGCTCAGTGCCCCCATCCGTGGGCGGGGCCATGAGTTTGTGTATTTCGACCAGAGGACGACCGATGTGGGGGAACTCGCGAAGAGGAGCGCAGGCGCCGATGTCGTGATGATTGCGAACAACCCCTACCCCGCTTCCGTCGTAGGGGGTGCCGACGCCCTCAAGATGATTGCCGTGGCCTTCACGGGCATCGACCACGTCGGTCTCGACGCCTGCAGGCAGCGGGGTGTGGTGGTTTGCAACTGCGCGGGCTACTCCGATGTGAGCGTGGCCGAGTTGACCTTGGGTCTCACGATCGACGTCCTGCGTCTCGTGGCTGAGGGAGACGCGGCCGTACGCTCTGGGAAGACCTCGTCGGGACTCACGGGTCGCGAGATTGCCGGCAAGGTCGTCGGCATCGTCGGCACCGGCCATATCGGCACCCAGGCGGGCCGACTCTTTGCCGCCTTCGGTGCCCATGTCCTAGGCTATGCGCGCCACGAGAATCCGGAAGCGACGAGGGCGGGCATCGAGTATGTGAGCGATCTTGACGAGCTGCTCGCGGCAAGTGACATCGTGAGCCTGCATCTGCCGAGCAATGCCTCGACGCACAGGATGTTTACGACAGGGAAGTTCGCCCTGATGCCGGAAGGCTCGGTCTTCATAAACTGTGCCCGTGGCGCCATCGTGGACAACGACGCCCTGGCCGCTGCCCTGAACAGGGGGCATCTGGCTGGTGCAGGCGTGGACGTCTTCGATATGGAGCCGCCCCTGCCGGAGGACTATGCGCTCCTCCATGCCAAGCATGCGGTGCTGACCCCGCATGTGGCCTTCCTCACCGAGGAGGCGATGGAGCGCCGCGCTCGGATCGAGTTCGACAACGTGATCGCCTGGCTCGATGGAAAGCCGGAGAATGTCTGCGAACTCTAG
- a CDS encoding nitroreductase family protein, translating into MSLMDTFLARRSVRQFTGEPVSDDEIRQIVEAGMLAPTGKGIRPWHFITIQDPDHIHGLIGCRRGGPAMLETATAAIAVLGDTTKSDTCIEDSSVALENMHLMAFSLGLGSCWLQVRLRPSEKEGVSTMAFLRERLGFPNQMELEALLVLGHSAKEPASHALDELPRGRIHREVW; encoded by the coding sequence ATGAGCCTCATGGACACCTTCCTGGCACGCAGAAGCGTCCGCCAGTTCACCGGCGAGCCTGTGAGTGACGATGAGATCAGACAGATTGTGGAGGCCGGCATGTTGGCTCCCACCGGCAAGGGCATCCGCCCCTGGCACTTCATCACAATCCAAGACCCTGACCATATCCATGGCCTGATCGGCTGTCGCAGGGGTGGACCTGCGATGCTAGAGACCGCGACCGCCGCAATCGCCGTCCTCGGCGACACCACGAAGTCAGATACCTGCATCGAGGACAGTTCGGTCGCCCTCGAGAACATGCATCTCATGGCCTTTAGCTTGGGCCTTGGCAGCTGCTGGCTGCAGGTGCGCCTGCGCCCTTCCGAGAAGGAGGGTGTCTCGACCATGGCATTCCTCAGGGAACGCCTCGGCTTCCCCAACCAGATGGAGCTCGAGGCGCTGCTGGTCCTCGGCCATTCCGCCAAGGAGCCCGCGTCCCACGCCCTAGATGAGCTTCCCCGTGGCCGCATCCACAGGGAAGTCTGGTAG
- the allC gene encoding allantoate deiminase, with product MSVSVQDVSKTIDWLAQYGYQGEDQGMVRLLYTPEWRAAQSALKERFEQAGMAVRFDAVGNLKGTFAGSDSDAGIVASGSHVDTVVNGGKLDGALGIEAALLATMDLVATHGQPKKGLAVISMAEEEGSRFPYVFWGSKNLFDLEDNAQMTDIMDKDGVRFVDAMHECGFDFNRGHDPLMDGVTNWLELHIEQGNTLEMEGRQVGIVHGIVGQRRYDIHLKGEANHAGTTMMRYRHDVVQAYAKVVSQSIEKARAAGDPLVLTFGKVEVRPNVVNVVPGEMTFTMDCRHTDKDFLVSFSDGIVSDMRAICADMGIEIEVDNWMDEDPVPMDDGMISVIQRVCQERGLNALDMHSGAGHDSQIIARYIPSGMIFVPSIRGVSHNPAEATKMEDIKEGIDALEATLYALAY from the coding sequence ATGAGCGTTTCCGTACAGGATGTCTCCAAGACTATCGATTGGCTCGCACAGTATGGCTACCAGGGCGAGGATCAGGGTATGGTGCGTCTGCTTTACACGCCCGAGTGGCGTGCCGCGCAGAGTGCGCTCAAGGAGAGGTTCGAGCAGGCGGGCATGGCCGTAAGGTTCGATGCGGTGGGCAATCTCAAGGGCACCTTCGCCGGGTCCGATTCGGACGCCGGCATCGTTGCTTCGGGCTCCCATGTGGATACGGTCGTGAACGGGGGCAAGCTCGATGGTGCCCTCGGTATCGAGGCCGCCCTCCTTGCGACGATGGACCTCGTCGCGACCCATGGCCAGCCGAAGAAGGGGCTTGCCGTCATCAGCATGGCGGAAGAGGAGGGGAGCCGCTTTCCCTATGTCTTCTGGGGTAGTAAGAACCTCTTCGACCTCGAGGACAATGCCCAGATGACAGACATTATGGATAAGGATGGTGTGAGGTTCGTCGATGCGATGCATGAGTGTGGATTCGACTTCAACCGTGGACATGACCCCTTGATGGACGGAGTTACGAACTGGCTCGAGCTCCATATCGAACAGGGCAACACCCTCGAGATGGAAGGAAGGCAGGTAGGCATCGTCCACGGCATCGTGGGCCAACGCCGCTATGACATCCATCTCAAAGGCGAGGCGAACCATGCCGGCACGACGATGATGCGCTATCGCCATGATGTGGTGCAGGCCTATGCGAAGGTCGTCTCCCAGTCTATCGAGAAGGCAAGGGCCGCAGGGGATCCACTCGTCCTCACCTTCGGCAAGGTCGAGGTCAGGCCCAATGTCGTGAATGTCGTGCCGGGCGAGATGACCTTCACGATGGACTGTCGCCATACGGACAAGGACTTCCTGGTGAGCTTCTCGGATGGTATCGTCTCCGACATGCGCGCCATCTGTGCCGACATGGGAATCGAGATCGAGGTCGACAACTGGATGGACGAAGACCCGGTGCCTATGGATGATGGGATGATCTCTGTCATCCAGAGAGTCTGTCAGGAGCGGGGTCTCAATGCCCTCGACATGCATTCCGGCGCCGGTCATGATTCTCAGATTATCGCGAGGTACATTCCGTCCGGAATGATCTTCGTTCCCTCCATCAGGGGTGTCAGCCACAATCCGGCAGAAGCCACGAAGATGGAGGACATCAAGGAGGGCATCGATGCCCTCGAGGCCACTCTCTACGCGCTTGCGTACTGA